Proteins from one Acropora muricata isolate sample 2 chromosome 9, ASM3666990v1, whole genome shotgun sequence genomic window:
- the LOC136930002 gene encoding adenosine receptor A3-like gives MSEESICDVFQTFMPSISEGEDLHSVYVLNFLVNTFCSYTAVVLNIITIYAVKEAAADFPKQLKILLLSLALSDLGVGLIVQPFYSTLLVMWLRQKNPNCLSNKAFFVAMSIFAISSFFGVFAISLDRFLAIHLHLRYKQVAIPKRVASLVVSLWILSGFVAVITVWYPQESSLIVFAIGIVCLSITTMMYIKIYLVFRRHRIDILQTQRVQQSGLSIGGNRGNSNFGKLRKSAVGVFYVYLVFMACYLPRGCNLFLIALTEQSTAMKGFSLFAWTAMLVNSSLNPVIYCLKMKHIRLSVMQILRNILRGRGASPNDQISSSRVEYS, from the coding sequence ATGTCTGAGGAATCGATTTGCGATGTTTTTCAAACGTTTATGCCTTCTATTTCCGAAGGCGAAGACTTACACTCAGTTTACGTCTTGAATTTCCTCGTCAACACTTTCTGTTCTTATACGGCAGTTGTCTTAAACATTATCACCATCTATGCTGTGAAAGAAGCTGCGGCAGATTTTCCTAAACAACTCAAAATTTTACTATTGAGTCTTGCCCTCTCCGACCTTGGCGTTGGTTTGATTGTACAACCTTTTTACTCCACACTTCTCGTCATGTGGCTTCGGCAAAAGAACCCTAACTGTCTTAGCAACAAGGCGTTTTTCGTGGCAATGAGTATTTTTGCGATTTCCTCTTTCTTTGGTGTGTTTGCAATAAGTTTGGACCGTTTTCTTGCCATTCATCTTCATCTTAGATACAAACAAGTTGCGATTCCCAAACGTGTCGCGTCTTTGGTTGTAAGCTTGTGGATCCTAAGTGGTTTTGTTGCAGTTATAACCGTTTGGTATCCTCAGGAAAGCTCACTAATCGTCTTCGCAATCGGAATTGTTTGCTTATCCATAACAACCATGATGTACATCAAGATATATTTAGTTTTTCGACGCCATAGAATCGATATTCTGCAAACGCAACGCGTGCAACAATCTGGACTGTCCATCGGCGGGAACCGGGGCAACTCAAATTTTGGAAAGCTACGAAAGTCAGCTGTGGGTGTGTTTTATGTTTACTTGGTGTTCATGGCTTGTTATTTGCCTCGGGGCTGTAATTTATTTCTTATTGCCCTCACTGAACAGAGCACTGCTATGAAAGGTTTTTCTCTCTTCGCTTGGACTGCAATGCTGGTTAATTCATCCCTTAACCCGGTCATTTATTGCCTAAAGATGAAACACATCCGTCTTTCGGTTATGCAGATTCTACGCAACATACTTCGCGGGCGAGGTGCCTCTCCTAACGATCAGATTAGTTCAAGTCGTGTCGAATACAGTTGA
- the LOC136930001 gene encoding melanopsin-like, whose product MSQNVSNTDIWQTVYFGYATVMFLVLTVGFLGNVASLVILRYPGHRSKLINPLMINLAVVDLLIIVLVYPSMVATNLLVKPMRVNSLACVCSCFANGAAGITSTATLVAMSGVMYYAIRQSLPRPKIPSIQMNLIVIGTWLYGILLNLPPVIGWSRAVPSKAGFSCGPDWTSSDPSSIAYVIFLMVFGFFLPLVLIFTFHCLIYRHISQASLPGDITAMIKASRKKSQMKLVRLTAMSITAFLVAWLPYTAVSMAAIVKGGHVLSPGEAEIPELMAKMSVILNPIVYTAMNAAYRESLWKMISGGRLFGINTINGNPGPVLRNSVNSASVSNQSFFETSL is encoded by the exons ATGTCTCAAAATGTCAGCAATACAGACATTTGGCAAACAGTATACTTCGGCTATGCCACTGTCATGTTTCTTGTTCTAACGGTTGGTTTTCTTGGAAATGTCGCCAGCCTTGTAATTTTGCGTTATCCCGGGCACCGAAGTAAACTGATCAACCCTCTGATGATCAATCTGGCGGTCGTCGATCTTCTcataattgttttagtgtatCCAAGCATGGTCGCTACAAACTTGCTGGTCAAACCAATGAGAGTGAATTCCTTAGCTTGCGTGTGTTCCTGTTTTGCAAATGGTGCTGCGGGTATAACAAGCACCGCTACTTTAGTGGCAATGAGTGGAGTCATGTATTACGCAATCAGGCAGAGTCTGCCGCGCCCCAAAATTCCATCGATCCAAATGAACTTAATCGTGATTGGCACATGGTTGTATGGGATCTTACTCAATCTTCCGCCTGTGATAGGCTGGAGCAGGGCCGTACCCAGTAAAGCCGGTTTTAGCTGCGGTCCTGATTGGACCAGCTCCGATCCTTCGTCCATCGCGTACGTGATTTTTCTCATGGTGTTTGGATTCTTTCTTCCACTTGTTTTGATCTTCACCTTTCATTGTTTGATCTACAG GCACATTAGTCAGGCGTCGCTTCCAGGAGACATCACTGCTATGATAAAAGCCAGTCGAAAGAAATCGCAAATGAAGCTAGTGCGCCTGACAGCCATGTCTATAACCGCGTTCTTGGTGGCGTGGTTGCCGTACACAGCAGTCAGTATGGCTGCTATCGTCAAAGGAGGTCACGTTCTTTCACCTGGTGAAGCGGAAATTCCAGAACTTATGGCCAAGATGTCAGTAATTTTGAATCCAATCGTGTATACAGCCATGAATGCCGCTTACCGTGAATCTCTTTGGAAAATGATTAGCGGTGGTAGACTGTTCGGCATAAATACTATCAACGGTAATCCCGGTCCAGTCCTGCGCAACTCAGTCAACTCAGCCTCAGTTTCCAATCAAAGCTTCTTTGAGACTTCCTTGTAA